One window of Desulfarculus baarsii DSM 2075 genomic DNA carries:
- a CDS encoding ABC transporter permease, producing the protein MSGPWRVLSGLWGQAWRLALTMLGVSVLTFGLTWLAPGDPAEILLRDRYEAPTAQKLAQVRAEMGLDDALALQYLRWLGRAARLDFGLSYVSGRPVSQELGPRALATAELALTAFGLVVALSLAGGLLGGLFHGRLIDRLGRLAAILAMSAPNYWLGMLLIWLFAVEAGWLPVMGRGGPEHLILPALTLALAVAAMQARVLRASVIETKSRDYVRLAMAKGLGRWQTFTRHVVKNSLLPALTMWGLCLGHLLGGSVIVESVFSWPGLGQLAAQAILARDMPVLQAAVMLMALFYVVANLGVDALYRLVDPRLRQAAPAGESCPEPQP; encoded by the coding sequence TTGAGCGGCCCCTGGCGCGTCCTGTCCGGCCTGTGGGGCCAGGCCTGGCGGCTGGCGCTGACCATGCTTGGCGTCTCGGTGTTGACCTTTGGCCTGACCTGGCTGGCCCCCGGCGACCCGGCCGAGATCCTGCTGCGCGACCGCTACGAGGCCCCCACGGCCCAGAAGCTGGCCCAGGTCCGCGCCGAGATGGGCCTGGACGACGCCTTGGCCCTGCAATACCTGCGCTGGCTGGGCCGGGCGGCGCGGCTGGATTTTGGCCTGTCCTACGTCAGCGGCCGACCCGTCAGCCAGGAGCTGGGCCCCCGGGCCCTGGCCACGGCCGAACTGGCCCTGACGGCCTTTGGGCTGGTGGTGGCCTTATCGCTGGCCGGCGGCCTGCTGGGCGGTTTGTTTCACGGCCGGCTCATCGATCGTCTGGGCCGCCTGGCCGCCATCTTGGCCATGAGCGCGCCCAATTATTGGCTGGGCATGCTCTTGATCTGGCTTTTCGCCGTGGAGGCCGGCTGGCTGCCGGTGATGGGCCGGGGCGGGCCGGAGCACTTGATCTTGCCGGCGCTGACCCTGGCCCTGGCCGTGGCGGCCATGCAGGCCAGGGTGCTGCGGGCCAGCGTCATCGAGACCAAAAGCCGCGACTACGTGCGCTTGGCCATGGCCAAGGGCCTTGGGCGTTGGCAAACCTTCACGCGGCACGTGGTCAAAAACTCGCTGCTGCCGGCGCTGACGATGTGGGGCCTGTGCCTGGGGCATTTGCTGGGCGGCTCGGTGATCGTCGAGTCGGTTTTTTCGTGGCCGGGCCTTGGCCAACTGGCGGCCCAGGCCATCCTGGCCCGCGACATGCCGGTTTTGCAAGCGGCGGTGATGCTGATGGCCCTGTTTTACGTCGTGGCCAATCTGGGCGTGGACGCGCTTTATCGCCTGGTCGATCCGCGTCTGCGGCAAGCCGCGCCGGCCGGCGAATCTTGCCCGGAGCCCCAGCCATGA
- a CDS encoding ABC transporter permease — MIRLGGAIVALLMLVAVAAPWLAPHDPNAVDLGQRLRPPSLERPLGADRLGRDQLSRIIYGARNSLGAAMLASGLALGLGLGLGLLAAMLGGRWDGFLMRLVDVGLAFPGLVLALALAGAMGPSLLSVCLGAAAAGWAWWARFTRGLAVAALARRFVVAGQALGLGRWAIARRYVLPEIAAPILVAASLKTGWMIVAISGLGYLGLGAQPPTPEWGAMLHEARANLARAPWLMLAPGLAITATVLGCNLLAEGLRDRLQVRQDRDF; from the coding sequence ATGATCCGTCTTGGCGGCGCCATCGTGGCGCTTTTGATGCTGGTCGCCGTGGCCGCGCCGTGGCTGGCGCCCCACGATCCCAACGCCGTTGATCTGGGCCAACGCCTTCGCCCGCCCAGCCTGGAGCGCCCGCTGGGCGCCGACCGCCTGGGTCGCGATCAGCTATCGCGCATTATTTATGGCGCGCGCAATTCGTTGGGCGCGGCAATGCTGGCCTCGGGCCTGGCCCTGGGCCTGGGCCTGGGCCTGGGGCTCTTGGCGGCCATGCTGGGCGGCCGTTGGGACGGCTTTTTGATGCGCCTGGTGGACGTGGGCCTGGCCTTTCCCGGCCTGGTGCTGGCCTTGGCCTTGGCCGGGGCCATGGGGCCATCGCTTTTGAGCGTGTGCCTGGGCGCGGCGGCGGCGGGTTGGGCCTGGTGGGCGCGTTTCACGCGGGGCCTGGCCGTGGCCGCCCTGGCGCGGCGCTTTGTCGTGGCCGGCCAGGCCCTGGGCCTGGGCCGATGGGCCATCGCGCGGCGTTACGTCCTGCCCGAGATCGCCGCGCCGATTTTGGTGGCGGCCTCGCTGAAAACCGGCTGGATGATCGTGGCCATCTCGGGGCTGGGCTATCTTGGCCTGGGGGCCCAGCCGCCCACGCCGGAATGGGGGGCCATGCTTCACGAGGCGCGGGCCAACCTGGCTCGCGCGCCATGGCTGATGCTGGCGCCGGGCCTGGCCATCACGGCCACTGTGCTGGGCTGCAACCTGCTGGCCGAAGGCCTGCGCGACAGGTTGCAAGTGCGCCAGGATAGGGATTTTTGA
- a CDS encoding ATP-binding cassette domain-containing protein: MGVTVRGLCVEGPGGAPLVRGVDLRVEPTEILGLVGPSGAGKSLVAAAMAGLIPPPALARAGRMDFDGRTLNMTDPRQWRGLRGRGVFLLMQSSAAALDPTMTIGRQVAEALSANGVMAPKQARDATGGLLAQVGLEPGLQRAYPHQLSGGMRQRVQLAMALGLRPRLLIADEPTTGLDPIMQAEILRLLRLMNARHGSAMMLISHDWRVIAAMAARVAVMERGAIVESGPTAQLMASPRHPTTRLAMAALRELEAARA; encoded by the coding sequence ATGGGCGTTACTGTGCGGGGACTTTGCGTCGAGGGTCCGGGCGGCGCGCCGCTGGTGCGGGGGGTTGATTTGCGCGTCGAGCCGACGGAGATCCTGGGCTTGGTGGGCCCCAGCGGCGCGGGCAAGTCGCTGGTGGCGGCGGCCATGGCCGGCTTGATCCCGCCGCCGGCATTGGCGCGGGCCGGCCGCATGGATTTCGACGGCCGAACGCTGAATATGACCGACCCACGGCAGTGGCGCGGCCTGCGCGGTCGCGGCGTGTTCTTGCTGATGCAAAGCTCGGCCGCCGCCCTGGACCCGACCATGACCATCGGCCGCCAGGTGGCCGAGGCCCTGAGCGCCAACGGCGTGATGGCCCCCAAACAGGCCCGCGACGCCACGGGTGGGCTCTTGGCGCAAGTCGGGCTGGAGCCCGGCCTCCAGCGCGCCTATCCCCACCAGCTAAGCGGCGGCATGCGCCAACGCGTGCAACTGGCCATGGCCCTGGGCCTGCGGCCGCGCCTGCTCATCGCCGACGAACCCACCACCGGCCTGGACCCGATCATGCAAGCGGAAATATTGCGTCTGCTGCGCCTGATGAACGCGCGGCACGGCTCGGCCATGATGCTCATCAGCCACGACTGGCGAGTGATCGCGGCCATGGCCGCGCGGGTGGCGGTGATGGAACGCGGCGCGATCGTCGAAAGCGGGCCCACGGCCCAACTCATGGCCAGCCCGCGTCACCCCACCACGCGCCTGGCCATGGCCGCCCTGCGCGAGCTTGAGGCCGCCCGTGCCTGA
- a CDS encoding ABC transporter substrate-binding protein: protein MNASLPERRGLTALAIIAALMTLLMLASSPQPAWAGGDASLVIGVGRDFLDGPDSRAFVHGSTNAWEALTYLGPDMRPLPWLASSWRVEDGGRRWRFKLRPGVKFHDGTDLTAAEAAQALRRIMNHPRYDAGGAYREVAKLEAVGDEVVFSLKRPSPNLASLVAYYGGPILKPSGFDQAGRIQKFIATGPYRLELARPNQSVELTAFGDYWGPKPRYRRVEFRHIPDAHTRVMALLAGAIDAVADVGAILPEQAAELADDPRVELKRREVATTHYLLFNCRRPPFADVRARRWLAELVDRRALVAALAGDSGEPASAPYTNLAVDWAFGLAAPPAAEQPAAPNRPLLILLHAGTTERWPYLDMAQIIQDRLRQAGWPAEIVVSEAGGYYEALRKSQFDLSLQPNTLMTGDPDFFYSYYLDQHGAANQGWRNQRAQKLIEAGRHEMDPRARREIYRQLAQIFGAELPLLALYHEHSIHAQRRGLAPALELDQNFRPLLTERGPWEAQ, encoded by the coding sequence TTGAACGCATCCCTGCCCGAACGCCGGGGCCTGACGGCCCTGGCCATCATCGCCGCGCTTATGACGCTTTTGATGCTGGCGTCTTCGCCCCAGCCCGCCTGGGCCGGCGGCGACGCCAGCCTTGTCATCGGCGTGGGCCGCGATTTCCTCGACGGCCCCGACAGCCGGGCCTTTGTGCACGGCTCGACCAACGCCTGGGAAGCCCTGACCTACCTGGGCCCGGACATGCGGCCCCTGCCCTGGCTGGCCAGTTCGTGGCGGGTGGAGGACGGCGGCCGCCGCTGGCGCTTCAAGCTGCGGCCGGGGGTGAAGTTTCACGACGGCACGGACCTGACCGCCGCCGAGGCGGCCCAGGCGCTGCGGCGGATCATGAATCATCCCCGCTACGACGCCGGCGGGGCCTACCGCGAGGTGGCCAAGCTGGAGGCCGTGGGCGACGAGGTCGTTTTCAGCCTGAAGCGTCCCTCGCCCAATCTGGCCAGCTTGGTGGCCTATTACGGCGGGCCCATCCTCAAACCCAGCGGCTTCGATCAAGCCGGGCGCATCCAAAAATTCATCGCCACCGGGCCCTATCGCCTGGAGCTGGCCCGGCCCAACCAGAGCGTGGAGCTGACGGCTTTTGGTGATTATTGGGGCCCCAAACCCCGCTATCGGCGGGTGGAGTTCCGCCACATCCCCGACGCCCACACGCGGGTCATGGCCCTCTTGGCCGGCGCGATCGACGCCGTGGCCGACGTGGGGGCCATCCTGCCCGAGCAGGCCGCCGAACTGGCCGACGATCCCAGGGTCGAGCTCAAGCGCCGCGAGGTGGCCACCACCCACTATCTGCTCTTCAACTGCCGCCGGCCGCCATTCGCCGATGTTCGGGCCAGACGTTGGCTGGCCGAGCTCGTCGATCGTCGCGCGTTGGTGGCGGCCCTGGCCGGCGACAGCGGCGAGCCAGCCAGCGCCCCATACACCAACCTGGCCGTGGACTGGGCCTTTGGCCTGGCCGCGCCGCCGGCGGCGGAGCAACCGGCCGCCCCAAATCGGCCCCTGCTGATCCTGCTGCACGCCGGCACGACCGAACGCTGGCCCTACCTGGACATGGCCCAGATCATCCAAGACCGCTTGCGCCAGGCCGGCTGGCCCGCCGAGATCGTCGTCAGCGAGGCCGGCGGCTATTACGAGGCCCTGCGCAAGAGCCAGTTTGACCTGAGCCTGCAACCAAACACCCTCATGACCGGCGACCCGGACTTTTTTTATTCGTATTACCTGGACCAGCACGGCGCGGCCAATCAGGGCTGGCGCAACCAGCGGGCGCAAAAGCTCATCGAGGCCGGCCGCCACGAAATGGACCCCCGCGCCAGACGCGAAATCTACCGCCAGCTGGCCCAGATCTTCGGCGCCGAACTGCCGCTGCTAGCCCTTTATCACGAACACAGCATCCACGCCCAACGCCGCGGCCTGGCCCCGGCCCTGGAGCTGGACCAGAACTTCCGGCCCCTGCTCACCGAGCGCGGGCCCTGGGAGGCCCAATGA
- a CDS encoding class I SAM-dependent methyltransferase has product MIPAVKMQDLAVEMAPLGRQFWEDAWRRANEASFLKTTQEIDPKAWDRFYDEVSDIYLDLWGQPETLGRAVVDELLANGVVGPGASVLDVGCGPGTLAIPLAKAGARVTALDNSAGMLAALKRQSFSQQLEITTINSNWRDHRPARKSALALAGFFPPALSPEGLARLESWSSGHCALTLGTGHEPYEFRRELWGEVLQMPFHKGSHHLSCAVNYLIAAERRPNLRHLHWTSRFCQPVEKVARFYRSYFGIFGRRGPEVDGKIASVLRRHCHDGMVLAQGSVQVAVLWWACPRRLAALA; this is encoded by the coding sequence ATGATACCCGCAGTGAAAATGCAAGATCTGGCCGTGGAGATGGCCCCCCTCGGCCGCCAGTTTTGGGAGGATGCCTGGCGGCGGGCCAACGAGGCGTCGTTTCTCAAGACAACCCAGGAGATCGACCCCAAGGCCTGGGATCGCTTCTACGACGAAGTCAGCGACATCTACCTGGACCTGTGGGGCCAACCCGAGACCCTGGGCCGCGCGGTGGTCGACGAGTTGCTGGCCAATGGCGTGGTCGGTCCCGGCGCGAGCGTGCTGGACGTGGGCTGTGGGCCGGGCACGCTGGCCATCCCGCTGGCCAAGGCCGGGGCGCGGGTGACGGCGCTGGACAACTCCGCTGGCATGTTGGCGGCCCTGAAGCGCCAATCTTTCAGCCAGCAGCTTGAAATAACGACGATTAACAGCAACTGGCGCGATCACCGACCCGCGCGCAAAAGCGCTCTGGCCCTGGCCGGATTTTTCCCGCCGGCCCTGTCGCCCGAGGGCCTGGCCCGCTTGGAAAGCTGGTCGAGCGGCCACTGCGCCCTGACCCTGGGCACTGGCCACGAGCCATACGAGTTTCGGCGGGAGCTGTGGGGCGAGGTGCTGCAAATGCCCTTTCACAAGGGCAGCCACCACCTTAGCTGCGCGGTGAACTATCTCATCGCCGCCGAACGCCGGCCAAATTTGCGCCATCTGCATTGGACAAGCCGCTTTTGTCAGCCCGTGGAAAAGGTGGCCCGGTTTTATCGCAGCTATTTCGGCATCTTTGGCCGGCGAGGCCCCGAAGTGGACGGCAAGATCGCCTCGGTCTTGCGGCGTCATTGCCATGACGGCATGGTGCTCGCCCAGGGCTCGGTGCAGGTGGCCGTGCTGTGGTGGGCCTGTCCCCGCCGTTTGGCGGCCCTGGCTTGA
- a CDS encoding autotransporter outer membrane beta-barrel domain-containing protein, with translation MSKRFALAIVLLAFIALCTSGAAGAAGFSQFVGLGDSTLDTGYLRYHTSGDAELDSAIADAVALGANGGWAGNGVMNTTILAGKFGLDAATIGDGGTNYAVGGAYTTMARLGLVPSTQQVANYLASVGGVANPSALYIVSSGNNDLIYASQNVVSPNFLHEQAIAWAAAVARLQAAGARVILAPNSYYCCTLAGLGGVIPSDKAAAYAQATLYGVDIWRSMTAAGVRYIPADQKSLIEYVIKNPTLFGFTATSVLSSSAPASVPAVLAILTPLQQQTFLFIDGHHLTTAGQTIVADYNYNLLAAPSQISLITEGAVQGGLARTATIQRQIDLSWRHRGPGGVNVWTSVGAYRQKIKNASGFPTASGVPFSGSAGVDYQTTRGLIMGAALTAGSQRQDFSTGGHFDQTDGALSLYAAYKIGWLWGNAVASYGQFSDKITRQAPLGILIDHNDSDTDGHSQALALRAGGDIKIGPFTTGPVAGVVMQKVWLDSFRETGGTGVTALWFDSITRDSLVSQLGWRLSLELGDWQPFAEANWSHEWAERDRSVTAALTTVEAPSYSMAAVPVASDWATMLLGASYRLNSRVMLQGSASAVAFNHEVTSYGGELSVNFNF, from the coding sequence ATGTCTAAACGATTTGCCCTGGCGATTGTATTGCTTGCCTTCATCGCGCTGTGCACGTCCGGCGCGGCTGGCGCGGCTGGGTTCAGCCAGTTTGTCGGACTTGGCGACAGCACCCTGGACACCGGGTATCTCCGCTATCACACCTCGGGAGACGCGGAATTAGATAGCGCGATCGCCGACGCCGTTGCTCTGGGCGCCAATGGTGGATGGGCTGGCAACGGGGTGATGAACACCACCATCCTGGCGGGCAAGTTTGGCCTTGACGCCGCCACGATCGGCGACGGCGGAACCAACTACGCCGTCGGCGGAGCCTACACCACGATGGCCAGGCTAGGCCTCGTCCCCTCTACCCAACAGGTCGCCAACTATCTCGCATCCGTGGGCGGCGTCGCCAATCCCTCCGCGCTCTACATCGTAAGTTCCGGCAACAACGATCTGATTTATGCTTCCCAGAACGTCGTCTCCCCCAACTTTCTGCACGAGCAAGCAATCGCCTGGGCGGCGGCGGTGGCGCGTCTGCAAGCGGCTGGCGCCCGCGTCATCTTGGCGCCCAATTCTTACTATTGCTGCACCCTCGCGGGCTTGGGTGGCGTGATTCCCAGCGACAAAGCCGCCGCTTACGCGCAGGCAACGCTTTACGGGGTGGATATATGGCGGAGCATGACCGCGGCTGGCGTGCGCTACATCCCCGCCGATCAGAAAAGCCTGATCGAATATGTGATAAAAAACCCCACTCTTTTTGGGTTTACCGCAACTTCGGTGTTGTCGTCCAGTGCGCCCGCTTCCGTGCCAGCCGTTTTGGCCATTCTCACCCCTCTCCAGCAGCAAACCTTCCTATTTATAGATGGTCACCATCTAACCACGGCTGGCCAAACCATTGTCGCCGATTACAACTACAACCTGCTGGCCGCGCCCAGCCAGATATCCTTGATCACCGAAGGCGCGGTGCAGGGTGGTTTGGCGCGCACGGCCACTATTCAGCGACAGATCGATCTGTCCTGGCGACATCGCGGACCAGGCGGCGTCAATGTGTGGACCAGCGTCGGAGCCTATAGACAGAAAATCAAGAACGCCTCGGGCTTCCCCACCGCTTCGGGCGTCCCCTTCAGCGGGTCGGCGGGCGTGGATTATCAGACCACGCGCGGTCTTATCATGGGCGCGGCCCTTACGGCGGGCAGTCAGAGGCAGGACTTTTCCACCGGTGGCCATTTCGATCAGACAGACGGGGCCCTGAGCCTGTATGCCGCCTACAAGATCGGCTGGTTATGGGGAAACGCCGTGGCTTCCTACGGCCAGTTTAGCGACAAAATCACGCGTCAAGCGCCTCTTGGAATCTTAATCGATCATAACGACTCCGACACCGACGGGCATTCTCAAGCGCTCGCCTTGCGCGCCGGCGGCGATATAAAGATCGGACCTTTCACCACCGGCCCAGTGGCGGGCGTGGTGATGCAAAAAGTGTGGCTCGACAGCTTCAGGGAAACCGGCGGCACCGGGGTCACGGCCCTGTGGTTTGACAGCATCACGCGGGATTCCCTTGTCAGCCAGCTAGGCTGGCGCTTATCGCTGGAACTGGGTGATTGGCAACCATTCGCGGAAGCGAACTGGAGCCACGAATGGGCCGAAAGGGACCGCAGCGTAACGGCCGCGCTCACCACCGTGGAGGCCCCGTCCTATTCCATGGCCGCCGTACCGGTGGCTTCCGATTGGGCCACCATGTTGCTAGGCGCTTCTTATAGGCTCAATTCGCGGGTGATGCTGCAAGGCTCGGCTTCGGCGGTGGCCTTCAATCACGAGGTGACAAGCTACGGTGGGGAGTTGAGCGTGAACTTCAATTTCTAG
- a CDS encoding ABC transporter ATP-binding protein, with protein MPEPLLRAQGLTKAYAASGGGARRAVDGVSLTILPGQAVGVAGPSGSGKSTLGRLILGLEPLDVGQLRLAGVEYGRGKGDRPRLARLVQMIWQDPQVHLNPRMSASQAVAEPLWAIAGRAKPRAQAQARDLLARVGLEPGLAERRPHQLSGGQCQRVAIARALALGPRLLICDEAVASLDLPGQLQIVDLLDELVVGGLSVLFISHDLGILARLCAEVHVMDRGAVIESGPVARVLDTPRRELTKRLLAGEPMPRR; from the coding sequence GTGCCTGAGCCGTTGTTGCGCGCCCAAGGGCTGACCAAGGCCTACGCGGCGTCGGGCGGCGGCGCGCGCCGGGCCGTGGACGGGGTGAGCCTGACAATCCTGCCTGGCCAAGCCGTGGGCGTGGCCGGACCCAGCGGCTCGGGCAAATCGACCCTGGGCCGGCTGATCCTGGGCCTGGAGCCCCTCGACGTCGGACAACTGCGCCTGGCCGGCGTGGAATATGGCCGAGGCAAGGGCGACAGGCCCCGCCTGGCCCGCCTGGTCCAGATGATCTGGCAAGACCCCCAGGTTCATCTCAACCCGCGCATGAGCGCCAGCCAAGCCGTGGCCGAGCCGTTGTGGGCCATCGCCGGGCGAGCGAAGCCGCGCGCCCAAGCCCAAGCGCGCGACTTGCTGGCCCGCGTCGGCCTGGAGCCCGGCCTGGCCGAGCGCCGGCCGCACCAGCTCAGCGGCGGGCAATGCCAGCGCGTGGCCATTGCCCGGGCCCTGGCCCTGGGGCCACGGCTGTTGATCTGCGACGAGGCCGTGGCCAGCCTGGATCTGCCCGGTCAACTGCAAATCGTCGATCTGCTGGACGAGTTGGTCGTGGGAGGCCTGTCGGTGCTGTTCATCAGCCACGATCTGGGTATCTTGGCGCGGCTGTGCGCCGAGGTTCACGTCATGGACCGGGGCGCGGTGATCGAGTCTGGCCCCGTGGCGCGGGTGTTGGATACTCCACGGCGTGAATTGACCAAGCGGCTTTTGGCTGGCGAGCCCATGCCCCGGCGTTAA